From the genome of Bactrocera oleae isolate idBacOlea1 chromosome 2, idBacOlea1, whole genome shotgun sequence, one region includes:
- the LOC138856875 gene encoding uncharacterized protein — MNHSLSDSIRPNRPRPSHGEQNIAAIAESVHEDCRESIRNRSQHLGLTYGTTWRHHFASWALEKLQEVPAFSSQILFSDEAHFELNGYVNKQNCCIWDEEQFKENQELPVWCGLLADGIIRPYIFKNDVGENVTVNDHRYRVMITDYLMSEIEARDHGCIWFQQGGATFHSSHQLINLLREHFGKQIISRFAPVDWPSRSCDITPLDFFLWGYVKSKVHTDNPASTQTLEQNITRVIRQLPVEILERVIENWTKRMNHLRRSRGQHLKEIIFKK, encoded by the coding sequence cattcattatcgGATagtattcgaccgaatagaccacgtccctCACACGGTGAACAAAATATAGCGGccatagctgagagtgtacacgaagactgtAGAGAGTCCATTCGGAATCGTTCGCAGCacctcggactgacgtatggaacgacttggcgacatcacttcgcttcatgggctcttgaaaagttgcaagaagtTCCggcgttttcgagccaaattttgttcagcgatgaggcccatttcgaGCTCAATGgctatgtaaataaacaaaattgctgcatttgggacgaagagcaattTAAAGAGAATCAAGAGCTgccggtttggtgtggtttgttgGCCGATGGAATCATTAGACCATATATCTTCAAAAACGATgtcggtgagaacgtaaccgtcaatgacCACCGTTATCGCGTCATGATAACTGACTATTTGATGTccgaaattgaagctcgtgatcacGGCTGcatttggttccaacaaggcGGCGCCACTTTCCACTCATCGcatcaattaataaatttattgagagaacacttcggtaagcagataatttcacggtTTGCACCAGTCGattggccatcaagatcgtgtgatatcacaccgttagactttttcctgtggggatatgtaaagtcgaAAGTCCATACGGATAACCCCGCTTCGACTCAgaccttggagcaaaacatcacgcgtgtcatacgccagttaccagtcgaaatacTCGAACGAGTAATCGAAAACTGGACTAAACGGATGAACCATCTAAGACGTAGCcgtggccaacatttgaaagagataatcttcaaaaaataa